TACTACCACGACGTGCTGGCCAGCCACAGTAACAACGGGCCTCCCGCCATCCGGTAAGCTTGTCAAGCGGCGGGATTTACGCGATAATCTGAGTTTGCCTCTGCCTTCCCGTTCCCGCCGTGGGCCGGGCTCAGTGCAGTGCAATCCCTGGTAACCCTAAGAAAGGAAACGATTTCTGTGTTGATGATCCGTCTGTCGCGCACCGGTGCGCGCAAGCAGCCCCAATACCGGATCGTGGTGATCGAGAAGGAACGCGCGCGCAGCGGGCGGCCCGTGGAGGTCATCGGGACCTACAACCCGCGCAGCAACCCGCCCGCTCTGGAGGTCAAGCGCGAGCGGGTGGAGCACTGGCGCTCGAAGGGCGCGCAGCTCTCCCCCACGGTGGAGAAGCTGCTGGCCAAGAAGGCGCCCGCGGGCAGCGAATCCGCGGCATAATAGGCCGTTGGCGAGCGCACGCGCCCGCGCTCCTCGGCTTTTTCCCGGAAGCAGGAACCGCGAGCCTCTCGGGTGCAGGGCCCCACAGAGCGAGGAGCAGGGATGAGCGACCAGGGTGGGGACATGCGGGCGTTGGTGGAGCAGATCGCCAAGGCCCTGGTGGACGAGCCGGACCAGGTGACGGTCCACGCCGTGGACGGCGAGCAGGTCACGGTGCTGGAGCTGCGCGTCGGCCCCAACGACCTGGGCAAGGTGATCGGGAAGCAGGGGCGCACGGCGCGCTCCATCCGTACCATCCTGGGCGCCGCCGGCATGAAATTGAAGAAGCGTTATACGCTGGAGATCCTGGAATAGGCGAAGCCTTCATCAGCATCGCGCGCGTGCTCAAGGCCCAGGGACGGCGCGGCGAGGTCAGCGCCGAACTCCACACCGATTTTCCGGAGCGACTGGCGGAACGCAAGCGCCTGTTCGCCCTC
The sequence above is drawn from the Terriglobales bacterium genome and encodes:
- a CDS encoding KH domain-containing protein; protein product: MSDQGGDMRALVEQIAKALVDEPDQVTVHAVDGEQVTVLELRVGPNDLGKVIGKQGRTARSIRTILGAAGMKLKKRYTLEILE
- the rpsP gene encoding 30S ribosomal protein S16 codes for the protein MIRLSRTGARKQPQYRIVVIEKERARSGRPVEVIGTYNPRSNPPALEVKRERVEHWRSKGAQLSPTVEKLLAKKAPAGSESAA